A region of Argentina anserina chromosome 5, drPotAnse1.1, whole genome shotgun sequence DNA encodes the following proteins:
- the LOC126793315 gene encoding probable RNA helicase SDE3 isoform X3 has protein sequence MSGCFEFLRCLLCCADEPDCIRSSSHYTRKHVHIDTADDEEASFAPSRYYTDSPRISHLPTSSTSTSTSTSFQPHYHYGDFFPSLLRSPYSSLASTYKPPPVSQHFPSYTTSSTIKPSSSSPKKAPQSSSLSSPKVTPSSPSPKKPPLSSSLSSPKVTPSSPSPKKPPLSSSLSSPKVTPSSSSPKKPPQFSSLSSPKITPSSSSPKKPPLSSSLSSLKVTPSSSSPKKPPQSSSLSSPKVTPSSSSPKKPPQSSSLSSPKVTPSSSSPKKPPQSSSLSSPKVPPVYKSILSPASSSSNVTTQHQRDGKKTAYVCVEEDSLPVFMIPEDIKALIKDEIVPKVLNNPLSPKTYKDYFAALLYTEDFYTEKWSDFLLEDVTLELDETAIYKNKKKEDKTFVAFELESVREKRPYLLSRDLVFARPVGKSTAEPFQGFIYRSVRSKRVLVEFEDGFYSKHHSNTKYDVSFSFNRVCLKRAHQAVKDASDALFQNFLFPDCDSRASISTAPPLLSTTCHELDQDQRSAVGHILRSHGSPPYVVTGPVCVPEGKSFAYLGEPSRTGVVVSEAVYQLYLKSSKHRIIICAPTNSCCDVLMRSLVKVIPESTMFRANSAFREKDEVPEDTLRSSLYKQSCFSCPPIKKLKKYRVIFSTFMSSFRLHDKGIAAGHFSHIFLVDASSAIEPETLVALTNFADKTTSVVVTGRPGYSPRRVRSDIARKKGLQVSYFERICKRSPYRSLSPMFITQLDLKKSDSEYQARTS, from the exons ATGTCGGGCTGTTTTGAATTTCTGAGATGCCTTCTTTGCTGTGCCGATGAGCCTGATTGTATACGATCTTCGTCCCATTATACAAGAAAGCATGTTCATATTGATACcgctgatgatgaagaagcttCATTTGCCCCTTCCCGTTATTATACGGACAGTCCTAGGATCAGCCATTTGCCTACTTCATCAACTTCAACTTCAACTTCAACTTCATTTCAGCCTCACTACCACTATGGtgatttttttccttctctgCTTCGTTCACCTTATTCATCTCTCGCCTCCACTTATAAACCCCCACCAGTATCTCAACATTTTCCATCTTATACTACATCATCTACTATTAaaccatcttcatcatcccCTAAGAAGGCACCACAATCTTCGTCTCTATCTTCTCCGAAGGTTACACCATCTTCACCATCCCCTAAGAAGCCACCACTATCTTCGTCTCTATCTTCTCCGAAG GTTACACCATCTTCACCATCCCCTAAGAAGCCACCACTATCTTCGTCTCTATCTTCTCCGAAGGTTAcaccatcttcatcatcccCTAAGAAGCCACCACAATTTTCGTCTCTATCTTCTCCGAAGATTAcaccatcttcatcatcccCTAAGAAGCCACCACTATCTTCGTCTCTATCTTCTCTGAAG GTTAcaccatcttcatcatcccCTAAGAAACCACCACAATCTTCGTCTCTATCTTCTCCGAAGGTTAcaccatcttcatcatcccCTAAGAAGCCACCACAATCTTCGTCTCTATCTTCTCCGAAGGTTAcaccatcttcatcatcccCTAAGAAACCACCACAATCTTCGTCTCTATCTTCTCCGAAGGTCCCTCCTGTCTATAAGTCAATCTTATCCCcagcctcctcctcctcaaatGTTACAACTCAACACCAACGAGACGGCAAGAAAACAGCTTATGTGTGTGTTGAAGAGGATTCCTTACCTGTATTCATGATTCCGGAGGATATCAAAGCCTTGATCAAGGACGAAATTGTGCCCAAAGTTCTCAATAACCCTTTGTCTCCCAAAACATACAAGGATTACTTTGCTGCTCTCTTATATACTGAAGATTTCTATACGGAG AAATGGAGTGATTTCCTATTGGAAGATGTGACATTGGAGTTGGATGAAACTGCAATTtataagaataagaaaaaggaagacaaAACCTTTGTAGCATTTGAGCTTGAGTCTGTTCGTGAGAAACGGCCGTACCTCTTATCACGGGACTTGGTCTTTGCACGACCAGTTGGTAAGAGTACTGCGGAGCCCTTTCAG GGTTTCATTTATCGGAGTGTTAGGAGCAAACGCGTTTTAGTAGAATTTGAAGATGGCTTTTATTCTAAACATCATTCCAACACAAAATACGATGTCAGCTTCTCATTCAATAGAGTTTGTTTGAAACGTGCCCACCAAGCTGTTAAAGATGCATCGGATGCCTTGTTTCAGAACTTCCTCTTCCCTGACTGTGACTCACGAGCGAGCATTTCTACTGCACCACCTCTGCTTTCTACTACTTGTCATGAGCTGGATCAAGATCAACGTTCTGCGGTCGGACATATCTTAAGGAGTCATGGCTCACCACCTTATGTAGTAACTGGTCCAGTCTGCGTACCTGAAGGCAAATCTTTTGCATACTTGGGAGAACCTTCGAGAACTGGAGTGGTTGTTAGTGAAGCAGTATACCAGTTATATCTGAAGTCATCAAAGCATCGGATTATTATCTGTGCGCCTACTAACAGTTGCTGTGATGTGTTGATGAGAAGCTTGGTGAAGGTGATTCCAGAGTCTACTATGTTCCGTGCCAATTCTGCATTCCGTGAGAAAGATGAGGTACCTGAGGATACTCTCCGCTCATCTCTTTACAAACAGTCTTGTTTTTCTTGTCCTCCCATAAAGAAACTCAAGAAATACAGGGTGATTTTCTCAACTTTCATGAGTAGTTTTCGACTACATGATAAAGGCATAGCAGCTGGGCATTTTAGCCATATCTTTCTAGTGGATGCTTCATCTGCTATTGAACCAGAAACATTGGTAGCTCTGACCAACTTTGCAGACAAGACTACTAGTGTTGTAGTTACTGGTAGACCTGGATATAGTCCGCGCAGAGTTCGGTCTGACATTGCAAGGAAGAAGGGACTCCAGGTTTCGTACTTTGAAAGAATTTGTAAGCGCAGCCCCTATAGAAGCCTCAGCCCAATGTTCATCACACAATTAGACCTGAAAAAGTCAGACTCAGAGTACCAAGCAAGAACTTCCTGA